The Camelina sativa cultivar DH55 chromosome 14, Cs, whole genome shotgun sequence genome includes a window with the following:
- the LOC104741605 gene encoding pyruvate dehydrogenase E1 component subunit beta-2, chloroplastic isoform X1, whose translation MSSIIHGAGAATALSTFNPVDSKKLTNLSXRSQRYIVAGSEASKKKSFGSSLTVRHSQKLIPNAAAVVTKEAETSASTGHELLLFEALQEGLEEEMDRDANVCVMGEDVGHYGGSYKVTKGLADKFGDLRVLDTPICENAFTGMAIGAAMTGLRPVIEGMNMGFLLLAFNQISNNCGMLHYTSGGQFKIPVVIRGPGGVGRQLGAEHSQRLESYFQSIPGIQMVACSTPYNAKGLMKAAIRSENPVILFEHVLLYNLKEKIPDEDYICNLEEAEMVRPGEHITILTYSRMRYHVMQAAKTLVNKGYDPEVIDIRSLKPFDLHTIGNSVKKTHRVLIVEECMRTGGIGASLTAAINENFHDYLDAPVMCLSSQDVPTPYAGTLEEWTVVQPAQIVTAVEQLCQ comes from the exons atgtcttcGATCATTCATGGAGCTGGAGCTGCTACGGCGTTATCTACGTTTAATCCCGTCGATTCCAAGAAACTCACAAATCTTTCAG NGAGGAGCCAGAGATATATAGTGGCTGGATCTGAAGCgagtaagaagaagagcttTGGTTCTTCTCTCACAGTTCGTCACTCTCAGAAATTGATTCCCAATGCTGCTGCTGTTGTG aCGAAGGAGGCGGAGACATCTGCGAGCActgg ACATGAACTATTGCTTTTCGAGGCTCTCCAGGAAGGTTTGGAAGAGGAGATGGACAGAGATGCAAATGTATGTGTTATGGGTGAAGATGTAGGCCATTACGGTGGCTCCTACAAGGTTACCAAAGGTCTTGCTGATAAATTTGGCGACCTCAGGGTTCTCGATACTCCTATTTGTGAAAATGCATTCACAGGTATGGCCATTGGAGCCGCCATGACTGGTCTAAGACCTGTCATTGAAGGTATGAACATGGGTTTCCTCCTCCTCGCCTTCAACCAAATCTCCAACAACTGTGGAATGCTTCACTACACATCCGGTGGTCAGTTCAAGATTCCTGTTGTCATCCGTGGGCCTGGTGGAGTGGGACGCCAGCTTGGTGCTGAGCATTCACAGCGGTTAGAATCTTACTTCCAGTCCATCCCTGGGATCCAGATGGTTGCTTGCTCGACTCCCTACAATGCCAAAGGCTTGATGAAAGCCGCCATAAGAAGCGAGAACCCTGTGATTCTTTTCGAACACGTTCTGCTTTACAATCTCAAAGAGAAAATCCCAGACGAAGACTACATCTGTAACCTTGAAGAAGCTGAGATGGTCAGACCAGGGGAACACATTACCATCCTCACTTACTCGCGGATGAGGTACCATGTGATGCAGGCAGCAAAAACTCTGGTGAACAAAGGGTATGACCCTGAGGTTATCGACATCAGGTCGCTAAAACCATTCGACCTCCACACTATCGGAAACTCAGTAAAGAAAACACACCGGGTTTTGATCGTGGAGGAGTGTATGAGAACCGGCGGGATTGGAGCAAGTCTTACAGCTGCCATCAACGAGAACTTTCATGACTATTTAGATGCTCCGGTGATGTGTTTGTCTTCTCAGGACGTTCCTACACCTTACGCTGGTACATTAGAGGAGTGGACCGTGGTTCAACCAGCTCAGATCGTGACCGCTGTTGAGCAGCTTTGCCAGTGA